The DNA window GGTTGGCCGTGGTTGCTCTGCTTGCCCACCCGCTGCCCAAATGGCTCTGAGAAGGTTCTCCGAGCGGCTGCTGAGCCGGGGACCAGGCCTGAGCTTCCTGCGCGGGTGGGGGTCGGCGGCGGCGCAGACTGGTCAGTGCCGGTCGGGGGCAGTGTGGAGAGGGTGGACCTGGAGGCTCGGGGGACTTTTCGGAATGACTATTTCGTCCTGTGTTTGCAGAAAAGGGCGGGAAGACACAGAACCGAGCGACTAAGGGTAAGGACCCCTCCTTGCGCCGGACGTCTGCGGCCCCTGTCCAGCTGTCTGCGCAGGGTGGGCTCTGTCCCAGAATCCGAGGGCTGccccagaggggaggcagggcgTGGCCGGGGCCAGAGACAGTGAGTTTCCCGGAGAAACGCCGTCTTGCAAGTGGTCTTTAACTGCCCACATCACCAGGAGCCAGTTGGGAGCGTTGGAGTGGGGCTGAGCCTTCCAGGAGAGGAGAGTCAagccctctcccactctctgctccctctcccagcctcGCGTCCTTTATTTGACTGGAGGGACCCGCTGGTGCTGGAGGAGCAGCTGACAGCGGATGAGATCCTCATCAGGGACACCTTCCGCACCTATTGCCAGGAGCGCCTCATGCCCCGAATCCTGCTGGCCAATCGCAACGAAGGTGCTGCGGTGTGCGGGTGGGCACCCTCCCCTGTGCACACCAGCTCTGCTTGCTTTAGCAGGCCCCCCCGGGCCCCCTCCGTCCCTGGGATGGGGGCTCCAGTGGGCTAGGGCTGGGCCTGAGTTTGAGCATCTTGTGTTTTGCAGTTTTTCACCGAGAGATCATCTCAGAAATGGGGGAGCTTGGTGTGCTGGGGCCCACCATCAAAGGTAGGGACAGATTTATTTCCACACTCTGCAGCCCCCACTGTGCCTTGGAAAGCCCCTTCTTATTCCTGAGCCTGAGTTTCCCGGTCTGCAAATCGAGGCTGTTATTCCTCCATCTGAAAGTGGCTGTGGGGAAACATGAATAAACTTTCTAACTAGGACCAGCTTGGTGCCCCCTCCTGGGGCGCCCCTATATAGCCCTGTCTCTTGGGCCCCAGGAATCACACTGGTCCCAGCTGGGCGGGACTTTTGTCTCCCATTGCcctgtcttccctctccctcccctccaccaggGTATGGCTGTGCTGGAGTGTCATCTGTGGCCTATGGGCTCCTGGCCCGAGAGCTGGAGCGGGTGGATAGTGGCTACAGGTCAGCAATGAGTGTCCAGTCTTCCCTGGTCATGCACCCCATCTACGCCTACGGCAGCAAGGAACAGCAAGAGAAGTACCTTCCCCGGCTGGGTGAGCAGTTGACCGTAGAGCCTGGTGGAAGGAAGACCATCTCAGTGGTCTGGAACTTAGGAATGGGACTGTCCCCAGAGCCTGCCTTCTGTCCCCACCTCAAGGATAGCGCCAATGGCTACCCAGATCCCCTGCGAGACTGTGGGCCTCGCCCCTACATTTGatcatgaatattttctcctgggTCTCTCTTCAGTCTGCCCACTTACCACCATCATCTCCCTCCCGATTCGCTGTGTGTCCCCATCCCAGCCCAAAGTTTAAAGTCTTAATTTCCTGACTGGGTCCACCAGGCCCCTCATGAATAGGCAGGCCTCTGCTGACCATGCCACCTCATCTCTGGCCATTCGACTGCTTCTCCTCAGCCAGACTCAGCTGGCATTCTCCACTGTACCACTGGGCCTTTGCATATCTGTACCCTCAGTGGAACCGCTCCTCTtcacccttcctcctcctgcttaaCTCCTTTTCACTGCCTTCAAGACAGGTTCGTTCTTTCCTGGCTCCTGTGGGGCCCCTCCCACCCGATCATGGCATTGTTCCTGTggcctggggtgggtgggaggctaTCCCCACACACTGACCCCACTTGAGAGTGCCATGGGGGCAGAGTTGGGTCTCCCTTTGGCCTGGCTTGATGGGGAGGCTGACAATTTTCATTAGAGGAGTTGGGGGACAGGAGACTTGTGACCCTATCTTGTCCCTGCAGCCAAGGGGGAGCTCCTGGGCTGCTTTGGACTCACAGAGCCCAACCATGGGAGTGACCCTGGCAGCATGGAGACCAGAGCCCGCCACAACCCATCTAACAGGAGCTACACCCTCactgggaccaagacctggtaaggggcctgggtgtctcaggcaggtgggcaggggcaggagggaggtggcCAGACCCTCACTGCCTATCCCTCCCCCAGGATCACCAATTCACCTGTGGCCGACCTGTTTGTAGTATGGGCTCGGTGTGAAGACAGCTGCATTCGGGGCTTCCTGCTGGAGAAGGGGATGCGGGGCCTCTCAGCCCCCAAGATTGAGGGCAAGTTCTCCCTGCGGGCCTCGTCCACGGGCATGATCGTCATGGACAGTGTGGAGGTGCCAGAGGAGAATGTGCTGCCTGATGTATCTGGTCTGGCGGTGAGCAGCGGCCACCTTGGGAACTGGTGCAGCTTCCTTGGGCAGGCCCCATGCTGGGGACCCAGCTGGGGACCAGACACAGTCCCTGTGCTTGAGGACCCCACACACGAGTGATTCTGAGAGCTTCTGCCTGGCTCACTGATGTTTGGAAGTTGCCCTTTGGGGGTGACCATTTGGCTTATACTGGCTCTGCCAAGGACACTTACTAGCCTGAACCAGTTTAATCCTTTGATACGTGtgctcttttctgtctccttacATCATCCCCTAGATCTGGGCATCTGGGACGCAGGTCCTGGGCTGGGTAGAAACTGTGCGTGCGTGACCTTTGGTGCTGGGACCGTGTGTGATTGAAATAGCTGCCCTGAATGCCTCTGTTTTCGGTGACTGCACATCTGGGGAGGGGGCTTCTCCCTACGTAAGTTAGTTCTTCCTGGGGCCTCGGAGCTCCTGGGTAGGGTTGAGGCCTCCCTCTCAACCCCACAGGGGCCCTTCGGCTGCCTGAACAATGCCCGGTTTGGCATCGCCTGGGGCGTGCTCGGAGCCGCCGAATTCTGTTTGCACACAGCCCGGCAGTACAGCCTGGACAGGTGTGTGGGGCTGCCGTGAGATCTCCTGGGgggcatggtggggggggggggggggcacgggctCCACCCCTTACCCTACCAGTGATTCCTCATCTCCTGCCTATCAGACTTAAGTTCCCCACTGGGTGAAGTGGTCTGGGAaatccttctgagcagagaggggCCGACTGCTCAGTGACGTTGGTGAGGCTGAGCAGTGACAGGGCCAAGGTGAACTCAGTGAGGGCCGAGGCAGCCTGGGAAGGCTTCCTAGACTGGGGAGTGAGCATGCCCACACTTAGCCCTGAACTTCCCCGCTCAGGATCCAGTTTGGCGTCCCACTGGCCAGGAACCAGCTGATTCAGAAGAAGCTGGCAGACATGCTTACTGAGATCACGCTGGGCCTTCACGCCTGCCTGCAGCTTGGCCGCTTGAAGGATCAAGACAAGTAGGGGCTTTGTGTTGGGGGAGCAGGGGGTAGGCAGCAAAGAGGGGACCCTGTGCCCCAGCTGGACGTGGTGGTGGCTGGAACTGGGGAGAAGGGTCTTTCCtccctgggggcccctggggacctgtcccttctctccctcttggcCTTAATAGGACAGGACTGCCTGCCTGTCCCTTACTGGGAGCTCAATGTCTGCTGCTGTGACTAGAACTTGGGGAATCTTCTCCCCCCGGCTGGGTTGGCCCAGGGCTTAGGGACTTCTGGGATCAGTTCTTTGTGATTCCAGACTTGTGACATGTCTGGGCCATTCCCAGGGCCACTCCAGAAATGGTCTCCCTGCTGAAGAGGAATAACTGTGGGAAGGCTCTGGATATCGCCCGCCAGGCCCGAGACATACTAGGGGGGAATGGGATTTCTGATGAGTATCACGTCATCCGCCATGCCATGAACCTGGAGGCCGTGAACACCTATGAAGGTAGGTGCTGGGTCTCGGGGTGGGGCGGTGAGTGTCCCAGGGGCCTCACTGTCTAGAGGAGAAGGGTGGGGACAGCAGGCCTGAGTCCTCCTCCCAGCTGTCATCACTAGcagtgtgacctggggcaagtccCACTGTGTTCTTCATCTGGATTGGCTCACACAGGGACTGTGGCAGTGACATGCTCTCGGCCTTTTTCCATGGTGCTGCCTAGGGCTTTGCAACCTCCTCGGGCACCCCCAGCCTGAGGCACGACGCCTGGTGAACTGGTGGGTGCCCAGGAGCAAACGTGCAGCTACACACAGGAATCACCACCCCATTTTACgttaagagaaaaaagacaaatcacagTCAGGCTGGGGTGTCTGGACCTGGTGACTGGTTGTTAACTTGCATGGGGCCCAAAATCCCTTTCCTCATGGGAAAACTGACATGGAAAAAGatcatttaaaactaaaaaaaaaaaaaaggaaaaaatagtaccATCTCGTGTGAGCCAGGCAGAAACAGACAGAAGTGTAAAGGGGTACAAGTGCTCATCTTGGGGAGAAAGTGGGACCATGTTAGGCCTGAAAGGAAGCGTAGCTCCCTGGGACAGCAAAACAGCTTCTGGGTGCTATTCTCGATGGGCCATTCCAGAAACAGCAAGACGGAGGGTTGGGGGGATACTACCGGTGTGGGGATGACCCTGAGGACGAGCAGAGGGGGGCCTCCAGGGAGTTGTAcgcaggggagggatggggtcagATTGGCCCTTTGGGAAGTAAACATAATTATTTGGCTCCATGAAAGGGCAGAGGTATCTCTTCACCCATTTAAactgagaaagagcaaaggagagCCCTCAGGGCTCGGACATGTTACCCAGCCTGGAGAGGGGGATATGGGATACGGCACGGTGGCTCTAGGATGGCGGAGATCAGCTGGACAAGCGGTGTTTCTGATTTTTGCTTCCCCATCTCTTCTGTGGATAAGAAAGGGCCTGTCCTATCCCacagggaaagaagcaggaatgGGTTGAAAATCAAACATTGAACCAACTGTGCAGGGTTGGGTGGGATGAATCTGCCAAGTGTGGGGAGTCCCAAAGCTGGGCCCACAGCCAGGGCTGGACTTGAAGTTCTGGGTCTAGCACAAGGACCcttgttgggttgtttttttttttaattttttaattttttttatttttgccaagaTGCATtgcagaactgtgaaaaaaaaattttcagcatGGTGCCAGTGGTGGCCTCAGCCTTCTCTTGGTGGCTGTCACCAAGAGGGGATGCTCCCAGTAGCTCTCAGAATTCGCCATCTTTGTGGGCCTGTTCTTCCGAAGTAGTAGCCTAGGGGGAGAAGGGACATGAAGACTGACGTTAAAGCGAGGTTGGGAGCTGTTCGGACTCCACACCGACTCTGCATTTATCTTGTCCAGGCACTCACGACATTCACGCTCTGATCCTTGGAAGGGCGATCACAGGGATCCAGGCGTTCACGGCCAGCAAGTGAACATACTTCACCCGGGAGCCCAGATGGTCTCAAGCTCCTTCCCAGGGAAGTGCTGTGCTCTGAGCTTACTCAGGGGGTGGCAGATGGAGCCAATTTTTATAGTGGGAAGTGAGAGACACTGATTCTTAATTATCAAAATTTTCCCTTTGAAGTCATTCAAATGTGTTCCTTAAAAAGAAGATGGGACTCTCTGTACCAAGTTTCTCAACCCACTTTTAACCATGGACGGGAATGGATTCCACTCATCTTGAAACAGAAGCTTCTCTTGATGGGAGccggaagagggaaggagagtggcATGGAGGCAGCCTGTGGTGTCTGACTGGGCAAAGGCCCCGCACACCGGGAGTCCACTGTGTGCCCTCCAACCCTCCCATCTTGTGGGTGAATGCCTAATGCTTGATGTTGGGGCAGAAAGAGAGTAAAAGACTAATAAAGTCGGCATGTGTGACCCCAAGGTATTGGGCCACATTTAATTGTAACCACCCAAGATCCTGATCCAAACCACCCAAGATCCAAATGACCAAGTCATTTCAGTCACAGGAAAAGTGTGGGGACTGTGAGGTGTTTGACATTCAGGGATTTCCCCCTCAAGTGGTATGGCCCGTGTCCGAGTTTTGGACTCTGCTGTAATAACCCTGGTTAGGCACTGACCCGGGCTCAGGACTGTAGACAGAGGGGCCGCTGTCCTTTCTGTCACCACAGAGCTGACCACGCAGTGGTGGCAAGTAACAACCGTCTAGCTTCTCAGCTCAGACATAGCACCTCAGGGAGCCTGGGGCCATGGGGGAAGGGGCCAGAGTATCAGGGGTTTTGCTGGGATAGTGGCCCCTGTGGCGtttggggctgggctctgtgctaaTGCCCTTGGTTTGTGTTGACATTTACTTCATCTTAGCCTTCGTCGGTGGCGCCCACAGGCGTGCCATTAGTCATACCTCAGGCTGGATGCACAGGTCCTTGTACACTGTCTCCACGGTGTGGCACACTTGTTTGAGCTCTGTTTCCAAATGGCTGATCTTTGCCATTTTCTGGGTGAACTCTTGGAGCTTGTCCTGAATGATCTTGTTGTGGTGATTATAAATCTGATACATCCTCTCCTCGAGCTTCTCTGTCAGGTctgaaacctttttaaaaaataaagcatgtttTTAGAAAATCAAACAAGAGGCATCACaagatgtttgtttttaagcGTCTCGGTAAGATTTCTGCAATTTATCTTATAAAAATGGTAACAACAATTCCAGTGACTGGAAATGAAATTgcctgtatatttaaaaaaaatttttttaaaggaagatgcAAAATTATGTATATAGTACAGGCTCAGACAGATTAGGAagaaaatatgca is part of the Mustela nigripes isolate SB6536 chromosome 2, MUSNIG.SB6536, whole genome shotgun sequence genome and encodes:
- the GCDH gene encoding glutaryl-CoA dehydrogenase, mitochondrial codes for the protein MALRRFSERLLSRGPGLSFLRGWGSAAAQTEKGGKTQNRATKASRPLFDWRDPLVLEEQLTADEILIRDTFRTYCQERLMPRILLANRNEVFHREIISEMGELGVLGPTIKGYGCAGVSSVAYGLLARELERVDSGYRSAMSVQSSLVMHPIYAYGSKEQQEKYLPRLAKGELLGCFGLTEPNHGSDPGSMETRARHNPSNRSYTLTGTKTWITNSPVADLFVVWARCEDSCIRGFLLEKGMRGLSAPKIEGKFSLRASSTGMIVMDSVEVPEENVLPDVSGLAGPFGCLNNARFGIAWGVLGAAEFCLHTARQYSLDRIQFGVPLARNQLIQKKLADMLTEITLGLHACLQLGRLKDQDKATPEMVSLLKRNNCGKALDIARQARDILGGNGISDEYHVIRHAMNLEAVNTYEGTHDIHALILGRAITGIQAFTASK